Below is a window of Malania oleifera isolate guangnan ecotype guangnan chromosome 1, ASM2987363v1, whole genome shotgun sequence DNA.
ATATGATAAGTTTTTTAAGGAAAGATACGTGTCTTTTTTGGCAAATGTCAAGGGAGGTATGCGTCATTCTTGAAATCTCAATAGAGATCTGACACTTTTGAAAATTCAGGTGAAATatctgtctttttgtcaaatctcagggGAGGTGAGCGTCTTTTACCCTTTATATTAAGATGGAGATAGTTTTAATAAAGAATTTATGCTTATGATGAATAATTTAATGGCATAATTGGCTAATTAATGTATGTACATGGTAAGGTGTGTtgtattcaaagaaaacattAGTGGTCTTGAATTTTCAAAAGTgagagaaataattttttttttcaaattacaTTCCTAAGGATCAATTTATAATATAAAGACATTTAAAATCATTATataagttcattatttgttttatattcatAATTTTACATTATTAATGTGCATCACAATTTTGACATTAAAGCAAACATTGCAACTTTAAAtggtcattattattttttattactagcATAGAGAATAAATTTCATTCCAAAAATCATATTATAAGGttaaaaaaaatatcttatattATGTATATAATACATATTATACTTTTTTTAATTACTTGTGACACCTAATCACTATCCAACTTGACTAACACATTGAAactatattttcaaatttttggtaAGAAATTATCATATATTGATTGAGTTTAgattatttaatattttgttCTATTCTGTGGATATTTATTTACTAACGTTGTGTTTGAGAGTATAGATTTCAGGCATTGGATTTGAACTTAGATGGATTTAAAAATCTTTTAATACAAtcttatattacatcttatccaaatacAATAGAACTCCAAATTCAAGGGCTCTCcggataaaaatatttttatcctCAACTTAAATTGCCAACACCAATCATTAAATACATCATTTACTTAGATTTTAACTCCTTAACTAAATTCCAGTATTTTGGACAAAATGACTGCTGGGAGTAAaggaaagaataaaaagaaaGCAATAGAAGAGAGCAAGGCTCTTTCAATCCaagaaaagagagagattgcagaTAGAGAGGAGGCAGCTCTGGAAAAGGAAGTCATTGAGCTTTCACAATGGGTATGTATAAAAATAGATAAATAGTTCATTCCCATCATCTTGTAGAATAAGAAACCAATGCATTGAGTTTATTCCTTATAAAAATATTGATATCATGTTTTCTAGTTTAGAGTTTAGATTTTGAATTTCAGTTTATGTCAATTTGGACATAAAAGGCAATAAATATTTGCTTAGATCTTGTCTAAATTCACACAGAATCAAATTTAAGGTCAAATATTTTACGACCTAAATATAAAATATGTCAAAAATGTGGAGTATGTCACATAATTTTTTCATTGgatattaattatatttattgCTTTTTTCATTTACAGTGCGTGTTTAGGAGTATGGAATTAATTTGAatcttggatttagatttgtgtaaATTCAGACAAAATGTAGTATGAAAGTATATTGAGTTTGAATCAAATTCGCATAAGTTCAAATCCAAACTTCGATATACATACTTTCAAACAGTACCAGAGAATAATGTTAATCGTTGCGTCAacaaatatatatttactatctattttcttaattaaatgatAGGCTGATATGATTGATGCAATGGATGATCAACAATTGAGGGAGTACTTGAAAAATAGGCCTGACAACTTGAAgactgaaaaaataaaaaagtcaatGCCAAGAAAAAAGGTAAGAGTTGTGGTTATTATTGTGTATATATGTGCTTTCTTGATAAatgatagattttttttttatttataattgaaAGCATTCAATAAAAAATTGGATGGTTTTTGTGTTCACTTATGACCAAAGTTATCATTTTGCTTTGATAAAAATGAAACTACTAATAATGTAGGTCCAAAGAGGTGGAAAGTCTGGAAGCTCTAATACGATTATGGCTTCGGTATGGAAGTTCCATAAAGAAGATGATGAAGGAACATCGATCTACTAAGTTGAATGTCTAAGGTTAAGAAACATCTACTAAATTCATGTATAAAATTAGGTTTGGTCTTTGTAAGAGAATAAGTGGTTATACTCTAAGAATAGCTCAATAACTTGAGTACTAGACATTCTTGAAGTTTTCTAGTTCTAATCTTAAGTAGGTGAAGAGTGAGATATAAGATGGGAATGAGCTAATTCTTATTGTATTATGGTATAGTTCAAGTTTAATAACCTCcaataaatagagagagagagagagagagagagagagagagagagagagagagagagagagagagagagagagagagagaataagtgGCTTTTGGAGTTTGCATTTAGCATGTAGTCGACCACAATCTTTTTTCTTATTGCTACAGTTATTAATAAAATCCAAAGCGCCTTTCAAAcacttcttgtttttcttgttttattttttttcctatttataaTGCATAGATGATTTAACATGACAATTTCTATCATAGAGAAATAATAGttccttttatttcttttgttatattgtatttgcatttcCATGGGTATTTTTGGGCAATAGATTATGCGAATTAATacatttcttctttacaaattgCTTGCGATTATTGCCAAATATTTTATTACAACAATAATGTTCTAATTTTCTATCGATTTATCTTAAGTTTGTAGAATAAAATCACTTATGAGAAGCTAGAtacttgaatttgggatgatacATTTGTATTTGAGTTGTATTTGCTTTGCTAGTTAGCCTTTTGTTTATGATGTTGTATTTAATGTATTTCTAATGTATACCCACTTTCTTATTCCCTATTATGTTtgcattttcaataatatttgcTTTGTTAGACACAACTATTACAACGTGAAATTGTTGTCATTAGGGTACTATACTTTTATAATGTTAGGTTATAACATGCGTTTTTAGAAGGTgctgccctcttttaccaaaaaaaaaaaaaaatgcgtcTTCTAAATTGTCTTTTTTAGATGACTGGCTGCACATATTAAAAATCATTCCTCAATTAATTTTAGAATATTTCAACACAAAAAAAGGAGTAATTAgattataattaaatagaaagaatTTTTTTATGGTATAGAATTTACCACTATTGAGCAGAATATACTAGTCATGCTTAGGTTAGCACGAAACAAACATCTCAGTCATTTACAAAATATCACAAGCTATGGAGTTTGgtttatagttttaatatatgacatttatctaattggaaaaaaaaaaatcttcaaaataaatttaatgatATCGTCAAAACCTCTCTGCTTTGTGATAGACTCACAAGAAATGACTTACGATAATAATTCTTCAATAGCCTTAGCcttattcaatttttttcctattttgtttGAATAGACATGTAACACAAGCTAACGCTGTAATGTGAATTGACAATGCCTTAATTTATTCCTTCAAAGTACCTTGATTGACTTCTTAAGTTGCAAATGTTGCACCACACTCAAAGGCAACAAATATTCATTTCAAGGCATACATGATTACAGGCCTTGTGTAAAGTGATAACACAAAGGGCAGAGATTTCTTTTATGTACTTCAAACCTGGCTGAATGATGGAAAATGGAGAGCTAGCAAAATAGAAATTCTTGTAAGAAATGCAAAAACTTACTTATGCATTACACAGGCACATATAAGTACTTGGATAGAATTTATACACACACAAGTACTTGGGTAGAATGTATGTATGCTCCTAAAATTTGACACATAGAAGAATGGTAGCTAAGTTTCAATACAAGTCCCCAACTTTTTTAGGAATATCTTAAAAATTCACTAATTTATATTAGAAGAAACAAATAGATCTCAAGTCTCCTTCATATATAGAGAGCTAAGAAACTAACTCCTTCATATATAGAGAGCTAAGAAACTAACTCCCTGAATAGGTATAGGAGTAGGAGTAAGAGTGAGTAGGTTGAGAAAGCACAGTGTAGAGAATGGTTTTAAAACACCTATATAAGAACATTTTATTTTGTGTACTAAATATGTGTGTGCtctgtgtgcgcgcgcgcgcataATCCAGTAATATATTCCATCACACTTTTTTAACGTAgtgtattttataaaatatttatgtgAAGAGTAATATGGTTTGCACAACAATTTAAGCGTCCTAATCTAGTAACATGGAGTTATTTCTTATTTACCCAAAGTTCACAAACTTTTTGTACTCTGAAACTTTATTTAGGTGGAGTATTACTATGTGTATAGTTCTATAGAATCTATATGTTGTATGACAATAGAATGATAGCTGAAAATATCGATCTTGCTAGAAACATGCAAATTTATGAGAAAAATTCACTAATTTTATTGGAGTTGTCAAATCCACAAAATCACTTTCCTTTGCATATTAGTAGCCTAATATTAGAAAATAAGTTACATGGTTGAACTACCACCATAGAAGGTAGCCACATCTTGTTAGCAATCCATTAGGCACAATTACTACAAAGATAATAATCAGAGGCTTCAATACTTGTGTGGTGATTTAATCTTTTGCATTGTTAGTACTTGAAGACAACAAGAGTAGGATACAagggtcccccccccccccctcccctcccccacacaaaaacaaaaacaaagctcCAAATGGTGATTAAATCTTTAACACCATCATAGAGAGTTTCTCtagaaatattatttattgtctcAGAATTTTTGAAGGCCCATTGAATTCAACATCAAGTTCATGAAGCCTGGAAATTGAAGAGAATGAGGTTTTATATAATATAAAGATAATTTTTTAAGAAGTACTAATTTACGATATAGAACTCTACATTTTTCTAACAGTAATGTTAGTTTTTGACgtttatctatttttttcttctagaaaatttgtttctatGAAATTTCTAAGAAGCTTTGGCTTGATCTAATATTTTTACCTTGTCTAAGGATTGCTAATATTTGAGAATCTTACTCTACATACCAAGTCATTCGATGCctatttattagttttaagaagtaAAGGACTTCAAGGACAAATTGTTACAATAGGAAAGTTTTCATGGGGGTTCAATACACATGATTGAGTACCAACTTAATCCAAAAGTTTAAACTTATTAGGTCTTGTGCACAACTATGTATGTAAGTACCACGGAAAAGGGCACGAAATCATGGACACACTCAACACAACTCCTCTTTCACGTGTCTATAGCCTTCTCATCATTCAATGTCATTATGGCCGCCATCCAGAAAAAAATAAGGCTTCCTTTGATTAGTTAACTAATCACTCGCACTCAAAAGTCATCTTTAGAGCGAGCATAATTTAAAATTTCTACGCACATGTAAATGTGGCCATTTTTTAGCTTTTTAATTCTAGTGTTTTTGGTGGTATAAAAATATGATGGATTATTTGCTATTCATAGTAAATTGTTAGACTCGAATAAATAGACATCTATTGATAAATGCCAAGGTCACGTTGCATACTTCAAATCATATGAAAACTTCATCAAAGTCTTCAAACTCATCGTCTTTTAGGAGCTCAAACTATGGTCATACATTTCTAAAGATGGCTGGAATACTTATTCGTCATACTATACACGTCCAGGAAGCGTGCTCAAAACTTCCACCACCATGTTTTCATGGGGTTTCCACTTGTTAAAGCCATCTCTTTGTGAACCTTGATGAGTTTCTTAGCACACGTATGAGGATCTAGTTAGTTTTTCCTAAGAGGGAATGGCTTCACATTACGGGATTCGATTCCATGGATGGATATAGTTCCAGTTGTTGACTActaacataaaaaataaaactcaatTGAGGCAACATACAAGGACTTTATATAAGGGGGGAAATCCTCTAATTCACTGAATTTAAGTAACATTACAAAATTTAGAGGGGAAGAAAAGAACAAAATACGACCACATCACGAACAGCACTTCCACCTTATGCCCGGTCGCCCACATAAATCACCTGCCTctggttttttaaaaaaattccttcCCACCAGTCTTCACAAAATGCTTTTGATGTATAGTAGTTAATCACTCGAAACCAATGACTATACAATCAAACATCAAAAAATCCTAGCCAAGGATGGTGGAAGTTGGATGCACACCCCATCTCCTCAGCCAAAAACAACACACCCCTGCATTCATTTGAAAGGGAAGAAGTTAATGATGAGCAGGTGAACTTGCTTATCGTGCTAGATGGCAAAGAAAATCTGCTGGCTTCTTAAAATTCAAGAGTGATTGAAAATGAAGTTCAATGCCTGATATATTTTTCAACTCTCTTTTAAGAAATTAAACCATAGAAACTCTAGCAAACAACCCAAAT
It encodes the following:
- the LOC131159330 gene encoding uncharacterized protein LOC131159330; translation: MTAGSKGKNKKKAIEESKALSIQEKREIADREEAALEKEVIELSQWADMIDAMDDQQLREYLKNRPDNLKTEKIKKSMPRKKVQRGGKSGSSNTIMASVWKFHKEDDEGTSIY